A single region of the Triplophysa dalaica isolate WHDGS20190420 chromosome 15, ASM1584641v1, whole genome shotgun sequence genome encodes:
- the LOC130436483 gene encoding zona pellucida sperm-binding protein 4-like: protein MTAEEEAMHSEPGQPDGGNDDQGGKTTTVRTHTQKHAQAVKCQAETWQFRNFPQEPQSSVFQQNEQQFSQKFQLQKPVVQSEPLDKCAVADYEQIQCGQPGISGAECEAINCCFNGQQCYYGMSVTVQCVRDGQFVLVVARDVTLPHLSLDTVRLLGGNEAPCGPVGSTPSFAIYQFPVTACGTSMMEENGYVVYENRMTSSYEVGIGPLGSITRDSQFELLFQCRYSATAVEALVVEVNTVPPPPPVAAPGPLRVELRLANGQCITKGCAEGDEAYTSFYGEDEYPVTKVLREPVYVEVRILERTDPNLFLMLGRCWATSTPSPLSLPQWDLLVDGCPYQDDRYLTALVPEVGSSGLQFPTHYKRFIVKMFTFVDPSSLAPLQETIYIHCSTAVCHPASGSCEQSCARKRRCFTTGELFLEKGVKKLWFPVEVFSLQS, encoded by the exons ATGACAGCAGAAGAAGAGGCAATGCACTCAGAGCCAGGACAGCCTGATGGAGGTAATGATGATCAGGGTGGAAAAACAACAACGGTCCGCACACATACGCAAAAGCACGCTCAAGCTGTCAAATGTCAGGCTGAAACGTGGCAG TTTCGCAATTTCCCCCAAGAGCCTCAATCTTCAGTCTTCCAGCAAAATGAACAACAGTTTTCTCAGAAGTTTCAACTTCAGAAGCCAGTGGTGCAGTCAGAACCTCTTGACAAGTGTGCTGTAGCTGATTATGAGcagatccagtgtggacaacctGGTATCAGTGGTGCCGAGTGTGAAGCTATAAACTGCTGCTTTAATGGACAGCAGTGTTATTATGGGATGTCGG TGACTGTCCAGTGTGTAAGAGATGGTCAGTTTGTGTTAGTGGTGGCTAGAGATGTTACTCTGCCTCATCTGAGTCTGGACACGGTCCGTCTGCTGGGTGGAAATGAAGCACCTTGTGGTCCTGTTGGTTCCACGCCTTCCTTTGCCATATACCAGTTTCCTGTCACTGCCTGTGGCACCAGCATGATG GAGGAAAATGGTTATGTGGTGTATGAGAACAGAATGACTTCATCCTATGAAGTGGGGATTGGACCTCTTGGCTCCATCACAAGGGACAGTCAATTTGA ACTTCTCTTCCAGTGTAGATATTCTGCTACAGCTGTGGAAGCTCTGGTTGTGGAGGTCAACACCGTTCCACCACCTCCACCTGTAGCTGCCCCTGGACCCCTCAGGGTGGAGCTTAGACTAGCAAACGGTCAATGCATCACTAAAGGTTGTGCAGAAG GAGATGAAGCGTATACCTCCTTCTACGGTGAGGATGAGTATCCAGTCACAAAAGTCCTGCGAGAGCCTGTGTATGTTGAGGTGCGCATTTTGGAGAGGACTGACCCCAATCTTTTCCTGATGTTGGGACGCTGTTGGGCTACTTCAACCCCTAGTCCTCTCAGTCTACCCCAGTGGGATCTTCTAGTTGATGG ATGTCCTTACCAGGATGACCGTTACCTGACCGCACTGGTTCCTGAAGTTGGCTCGTCTGGTCTTCAGTTCCCAACCCACTACAAGCGCTTCATTGTGAAGAtgttcacatttgtggatccATCATCACTGGCCCCTCTGCAGGAGACT atttaTATTCACTGTAGTACCGCGGTGTGCCACCCTGCTTCTGGCtcctgtgagcagagctgtgccAGGAAACGTAGGTGTTTCACTACG GGAGAGCTGTTTCTGGAAAAAGGAGTGAAGAAACTGTGGTTTCCAGTGGAGGTGTtttctttacaat CTTGA
- the LOC130436700 gene encoding zona pellucida sperm-binding protein 4-like, protein MAGTTGMFRNFPQEPQSSVFQQNEQQFSQKFQLQKPVVQSEPLDKCAVADYEQIQCGQPGISGAECEAINCCFNGQQCYYGMSVTVQCVRDGQFVLVVARDVTLPHLSLDTVRLLGGNEAPCGPVGSTPSFAIYQFPVTACGTSMMEENGYVVYENRMTSSYEVGIGPLGSITRDSQFELLFQCRYSATAVEALVVEVNTVPPPPPVAAPGPLRVELRLANGQCITKGCAEGDEAYTSFYGEDEYPVTKVLREPVYVEVRILERTDPNLFLMLGRCWATSTPSPLSLPQWDLLVDGCPYQDDRYLTALVPEVGSSGLQFPTHYKRFIVKMFTFVDPSSLAPLQETIYIHCSTEVCHPASGSCEQSCARKRRCFTTGELFLEKGVKKLWFPVELVVFGYADQR, encoded by the exons ATGGCTGGAACTACAGGGATG TTTCGCAATTTCCCCCAAGAGCCTCAATCTTCAGTCTTCCAGCAAAATGAACAACAGTTTTCTCAGAAGTTTCAACTTCAGAAGCCAGTGGTGCAGTCAGAACCTCTTGACAAGTGTGCTGTAGCTGATTATGAGcagatccagtgtggacaacctGGTATCAGTGGTGCCGAGTGTGAAGCTATAAACTGCTGCTTTAATGGACAGCAGTGTTATTATGGGATGTCGG TGACTGTCCAGTGTGTAAGAGATGGTCAGTTTGTGTTAGTGGTGGCTAGAGATGTAACTCTGCCTCATCTGAGTCTGGACACGGTCCGTCTGCTGGGTGGAAATGAAGCACCTTGTGGTCCTGTTGGTTCCACGCCTTCCTTTGCCATATACCAGTTTCCTGTCACTGCCTGTGGCACCAGCATGATG GAGGAAAATGGTTATGTGGTGTATGAGAACAGAATGACTTCATCCTATGAAGTGGGGATTGGACCTCTTGGCTCCATCACAAGGGACAGTCAATTTGA ACTTCTCTTCCAGTGTAGATATTCTGCTACAGCTGTGGAAGCTCTGGTTGTAGAGGTCAACACTGTTCCACCACCTCCACCTGTAGCTGCCCCTGGACCCCTCAGGGTGGAGCTTAGACTAGCAAATGGTCAATGCATCACTAAAGGTTGTGCAGAAG GAGATGAAGCGTATACCTCCTTCTACGGTGAGGATGAGTATCCAGTCACAAAAGTCCTGCGAGAGCCTGTGTATGTTGAGGTGCGCATTTTGGAGAGGACTGACCCCAATCTTTTCCTGATGTTGGGACGCTGTTGGGCGACTTCAACCCCTAGTCCTCTCAGTCTACCCCAGTGGGATCTTCTAGTTGATGG ATGTCCTTACCAGGATGACCGTTACCTGACCGCACTGGTTCCTGAAGTTGGCTCGTCTGGTCTTCAGTTCCCAACCCACTACAAGCGCTTCATTGTGAAGAtgttcacatttgtggatccATCATCACTGGCCCCTCTGCAGGAGACT atcTATATTCACTGTAGTACCGAGGTGTGCCACCCTGCTTCTGGCtcctgtgagcagagctgtgccAGGAAACGTAGGTGTTTCACTACG GGAGAGCTGTTTCTGGAAAAAGGAGTGAAGAAACTGTGGTTTCCAGTGGAG CTGGTGGTTTTTGGCTATGCAGACCAGAGATAG
- the LOC130436701 gene encoding zona pellucida sperm-binding protein 4-like, producing the protein MAGTTGMVWFVAICVWFCAFCCAVPQFRNFPQEPQSSVFQQNEQQFSQKFQLQKPVVQSEPLDKCAVADYEQIQCGQPGISGAECEAINCCFNGQQCYYGMSVTVQCVRDGQFVLVVARDVTLPRLSLDTVRLLGGNEAHCGPVGSTSSFAIYQFPVTACGTSLMEENGYVVYENRMTSSYEVGIGPLGSITRDSQFELLFQCRYSATAVEALVVEVNTVPPPPPVAAPGPLRVELRLANGQCVTKGCAEGDEAYTSYYGEDEYPVTKVLREPVYVEVRILERTDPNLVLMLGRCWATSTPSPLSLPQWDLLVDGCPYQDDRYLTALVPEVGSSGLQFPSHYKRFIVKMFTFVDPSSLAPLQETIYIHCSTAVCHPASGSCEQSCARKRRAVAGKRTSDETVVSSGGVFFTM; encoded by the exons ATGGCTGGAACTACAGGGATGGTTTGGTTTGTGGCTATTTGTGTATGGTTTTGTGCTTTCTGTTGCGCTGTGCCACAGTTTCGCAATTTCCCCCAAGAGCCTCAATCTTCAGTCTTCCAGCAAAATGAACAACAGTTTTCTCAGAAGTTTCAACTTCAGAAGCCAGTGGTGCAGTCAGAACCTCTTGACAAGTGTGCTGTAGCTGATTATGAGcagatccagtgtggacaacctGGTATCAGTGGTGCCGAGTGTGAAGCTATAAACTGCTGCTTTAATGGACAGCAGTGTTATTATGGGATGTCAG TGACTGTCCAGTGTGTAAGAGATGGTCAGTTTGTGTTAGTGGTGGCTAGAGATGTAACTCTGCCTCGTCTGAGTCTGGACACGGTCCGTCTGCTGGGTGGAAATGAAGCACATTGTGGTCCTGTTGGTTCCACGTCTTCCTTTGCCATTTACCAGTTTCCTGTCACTGCATGTGGCACCAGCTTGATG GAGGAAAATGGTTATGTGGTGTATGAGAACAGAATGACTTCATCCTATGAAGTGGGGATTGGACCTCTTGGCTCCATCACAAGGGACAGTCAATTTGA ACTTCTCTTCCAGTGTAGATATTCTGCTACAGCTGTGGAAGCTCTGGTTGTAGAGGTCAACACTGTTCCACCACCTCCACCTGTAGCTGCCCCTGGACCCCTCAGGGTGGAGCTTAGACTGGCAAATGGTCAATGTGTCACTAAAGGTTGTGCAGAAG GAGATGAAGCGTATACCTCCTACTACGGTGAGGATGAGTATCCAGTCACAAAAGTCCTGCGAGAGCCTGTGTATGTTGAGGTGCGCATTTTGGAGAGGACTGACCCCAATCTTGTCCTGATGTTGGGACGCTGTTGGGCGACTTCAACCCCTAGTCCTCTCAGTCTACCCCAGTGGGATCTCCTAGTTGATGG ATGTCCTTACCAGGATGACCGTTACCTGACCGCACTGGTTCCTGAAGTTGGCTCGTCTGGTCTTCAGTTCCCAAGCCACTACAAGCGCTTCATTGTGAAGAtgttcacatttgtggatccATCATCACTGGCCCCTCTGCAGGAGACT atcTATATTCACTGTAGTACCGCGGTGTGCCACCCTGCTTCTGGttcctgtgagcagagctgtgccAGGAAAA GGAGAGCTGTTGCTGGAAAAAGAACAAGTGATGAAACTGTGGTTTCCAGCGGAGGTGTTTTCTTCACAATGTAA